A genomic region of Streptomyces sp. R33 contains the following coding sequences:
- a CDS encoding SGNH/GDSL hydrolase family protein: MHGGEPAAPVGRRDRRGMLMWWGPRALFVVGAVVLVVESSRGVPLLELYAALGFFGVCSAVFVGRQLGSGHEPGPGGRVPRWLLRAGGLLTTSGVVVLVLHLAGVEGDALPLVGSVLLLLGLGWFIEAWRGVEPGRPRRALLLWGAALMALTAVVAVIAALVLPEAKGGLYVGLLIGLGAALFVCLPLSLNLLSEWGVRLLRARRSAAGPGAGVGVIGILGLVVTAAVVLCCLWLVQRDWVLSAVLVAAALFLLAAIVSNTHADVALVLAGLCLLAAAPPEHRHPQALDPAGGQRVLVALGDSYMSGEGASSYFEGTDDGGRNECRRSPSAYAVGLVAAGPRFDRVLFLACSGARTYNVNPRSGAGRSRVQPGEPGTQIDQLKGVVSSFHPALVIVALGGNDAGFAILGEACLAPGDCETRRSLFLNNLPKVRQDLIATYRSLRQAVPADVPIVAVPYPQPIAAAGRCSGVALTKAERDFIRTFVEQIDTTMRQAADTAGITYMAEMKDSFATHRLQLCERRKGAAGVNFLDIETVNGLAAQRFSPAKWLHNSLHPNERGHAAMRDTFTAWLDAHPELLPPAPAGQAQATVLPAAEPEPLCGMTDDAVNAHCRVQLRAWELEQVRGGWPWLLLVLFGLAVVWAACIAVFGLLPGSGGSYRDPRSSARAR; this comes from the coding sequence ATGCACGGTGGCGAGCCGGCAGCGCCGGTCGGCAGGCGGGACCGGCGCGGCATGCTGATGTGGTGGGGGCCGCGGGCGCTGTTCGTCGTGGGCGCCGTGGTGCTCGTCGTGGAGTCCAGCCGCGGAGTACCGCTCCTCGAGCTGTATGCGGCTCTGGGTTTCTTCGGGGTCTGCAGTGCCGTCTTCGTCGGACGGCAGCTGGGCTCAGGTCACGAGCCGGGCCCCGGCGGGCGCGTCCCGCGCTGGCTGCTCCGGGCGGGCGGCCTGCTGACCACGTCCGGAGTGGTGGTACTCGTCCTCCACCTGGCGGGAGTGGAGGGGGACGCCCTGCCGCTCGTCGGGTCGGTGCTCCTGCTGCTCGGTCTGGGCTGGTTCATCGAAGCGTGGCGCGGAGTCGAACCGGGCCGGCCGAGGAGGGCGCTGCTGCTGTGGGGCGCGGCCCTCATGGCCTTGACCGCGGTGGTGGCGGTCATCGCGGCCCTCGTGCTGCCCGAGGCCAAGGGCGGTCTCTACGTCGGCCTGCTCATCGGCCTCGGCGCGGCCCTCTTCGTGTGCCTCCCGCTGAGCCTCAACCTCCTGTCCGAGTGGGGCGTGCGCCTCCTGCGGGCGCGGCGCTCCGCCGCGGGGCCCGGGGCCGGTGTGGGGGTCATCGGGATCCTCGGCCTCGTCGTCACCGCCGCAGTCGTCCTGTGCTGCCTGTGGCTCGTGCAGCGGGACTGGGTGCTGAGTGCGGTGCTCGTCGCGGCGGCGCTGTTCCTGCTGGCGGCCATCGTCTCCAACACGCACGCCGACGTCGCCCTCGTCCTCGCGGGGCTGTGCCTCCTCGCGGCGGCGCCCCCGGAGCACCGCCACCCCCAGGCCCTCGACCCCGCAGGCGGACAGCGCGTCCTCGTGGCCCTGGGCGACTCCTACATGTCGGGCGAGGGCGCGAGCAGCTACTTCGAGGGAACCGACGACGGCGGCCGCAACGAATGCCGGCGCTCGCCCTCCGCCTACGCGGTCGGACTCGTCGCCGCCGGCCCGCGGTTCGACCGCGTGCTGTTCCTCGCCTGCTCCGGCGCGCGGACCTACAACGTCAACCCCCGCTCCGGAGCCGGCCGCTCCCGCGTGCAGCCGGGCGAACCGGGGACCCAGATCGACCAGTTGAAAGGCGTGGTGTCCTCGTTCCACCCGGCCCTCGTCATCGTCGCGCTGGGCGGCAACGACGCCGGGTTCGCCATCCTCGGGGAGGCGTGCCTCGCGCCCGGCGACTGCGAGACCCGCAGGTCCCTGTTCCTGAACAACCTGCCGAAGGTCCGCCAGGACCTCATCGCGACCTACCGCTCCCTGCGGCAGGCCGTGCCCGCCGACGTGCCCATCGTGGCCGTGCCCTACCCGCAGCCGATCGCCGCAGCCGGCCGCTGCAGCGGAGTGGCCCTGACGAAGGCCGAGCGCGATTTCATCCGCACGTTCGTGGAACAGATCGACACCACGATGCGCCAGGCGGCCGACACGGCGGGCATCACCTACATGGCCGAGATGAAGGACAGCTTCGCCACGCACCGGCTCCAGCTGTGCGAGCGCAGAAAGGGCGCAGCCGGAGTCAACTTCCTGGACATCGAGACGGTCAACGGGCTCGCCGCACAGCGCTTCAGCCCCGCCAAGTGGCTCCACAACAGCCTGCACCCGAACGAACGCGGCCACGCAGCCATGCGCGACACCTTCACCGCCTGGCTCGACGCCCACCCCGAACTCCTCCCGCCCGCCCCCGCGGGCCAGGCACAGGCGACGGTCCTCCCCGCGGCCGAACCCGAGCCGCTGTGCGGCATGACCGACGACGCGGTGAACGCGCACTGCAGGGTGCAGCTGCGGGCCTGGGAGCTGGAACAGGTCCGGGGCGGCTGGCCGTGGCTGCTGCTCGTGCTGTTCGGACTGGCCGTGGTGTGGGCCGCGTGCATCGCCGTCTTCGGCCTGCTCCCCGGATCCGGGGGGTCCTACCGGGATCCCCGCTCCAGCGCGCGGGCCAGGTAA
- a CDS encoding excinuclease ABC subunit UvrA — protein sequence MHHSTATEPQAHHDSFVRVRGAREHNLRGVDVDIPRDALTVFTGVSGSGKSSLAFGTLYAEAQRRYFESVAPYARRLIHQVGAPKVDSVTGLPPAVSLEQRRSSPGSRSSVGTVTLLSNSLRMLYSRAGTYPPGAERLDSDAFSPNTAAGACPSCHGLGSIHRTSEELLVPDPGLSIRQGAIAAWPGAWQGKNLRDILEVLGYDVDAPWRELAAKDREWILFTDEQPVVTVHPVRDADRIQRPYQGTYMSAHRYVMRTFSDSKSATLRARAERFLADSPCPVCAGRRLRPEALAVTFAGRTIAELAALPLTALDGVLATAAPDGEASRVLAEDLRSRIGPVVELGLGYLSLDRTAPTLSAGELQRLRLATQLRSGLFGVVYVLDEPSAGLHPADTEALLGVLDRLKAAGNTVFVVEHHLDVVRHADWLVDVGPLAGEHGGRVLYSGPPQELAGVAASATARHLFAEPGAGPVREVREATGSVRLTGVDRHNLQGVDAEFPLGVFTAVTGVSGSGKSTLVGQVLAREVGERLTDPGYPVRRLVEVDQKPIGRTPRSNLATYTGLFDVVRKLFTAAPQARARGWKAGRFSFNVPGGRCETCTGEGFVSVELLFLPSTYAPCPECAGARYNTETLQVRYEGLDIAEVLALTVESAASFFAQVPAASRSLRALEDIGLGYLRLGQPATELSGGEAQRIKLATELQRQRRDHTLYVLDEPTTGLHPADVQVLLRQLHGLVEAGHSVVVVEHDMEVVAGADWVIDLGPGGGADGGRIVASGPPARVARTAASRTAPYLARALERGSR from the coding sequence ATGCACCACTCCACCGCCACCGAACCCCAGGCCCACCACGACTCCTTCGTACGGGTGAGGGGTGCCCGGGAGCACAACCTGCGCGGCGTCGACGTGGACATTCCGCGCGACGCGCTGACCGTGTTCACCGGCGTCTCCGGCTCCGGCAAGAGCTCGCTGGCCTTCGGCACGCTCTACGCCGAGGCCCAGCGCCGGTACTTCGAGTCGGTGGCCCCGTACGCCCGCCGCCTGATCCACCAGGTCGGCGCCCCGAAGGTGGATTCCGTCACCGGGCTGCCGCCCGCCGTCTCGCTGGAGCAGCGGCGCTCCTCCCCCGGCTCGCGGTCCTCGGTCGGGACGGTGACCCTGCTGTCCAACTCCCTGCGCATGCTGTACTCCCGCGCCGGGACCTATCCTCCGGGTGCCGAACGGCTCGACTCCGACGCCTTCTCCCCCAACACCGCCGCCGGGGCCTGCCCGTCCTGCCACGGCCTCGGCAGCATCCACCGCACCAGCGAGGAACTCCTCGTTCCGGACCCGGGGCTGTCGATCCGCCAGGGTGCCATCGCGGCCTGGCCCGGCGCCTGGCAGGGCAAGAACCTCCGGGACATCCTGGAGGTGCTCGGGTACGACGTGGACGCGCCCTGGCGGGAGTTGGCGGCGAAGGACCGCGAGTGGATCCTGTTCACCGACGAGCAGCCGGTGGTCACCGTGCACCCGGTGCGGGACGCGGACCGGATCCAGCGGCCCTACCAGGGCACGTACATGAGCGCCCACCGCTATGTGATGCGGACCTTCTCGGACAGCAAGAGCGCCACGCTGCGCGCCCGCGCCGAGCGGTTCCTCGCCGATTCCCCGTGCCCGGTGTGCGCGGGGCGGCGGCTGCGGCCCGAGGCACTGGCCGTGACGTTCGCGGGCCGCACCATCGCGGAGCTGGCGGCGCTGCCGCTGACCGCCCTGGACGGCGTACTGGCCACCGCGGCCCCGGACGGCGAAGCGTCCCGGGTGCTCGCCGAGGACCTGCGGTCCCGCATCGGGCCCGTCGTGGAGCTCGGGCTCGGGTACCTGAGCCTGGACCGCACCGCACCCACCCTGTCGGCGGGCGAGCTGCAGCGGCTGAGGCTGGCGACGCAGCTGCGGTCCGGGCTGTTCGGGGTGGTGTACGTACTGGACGAGCCGTCGGCGGGGCTGCACCCGGCCGACACGGAGGCGCTGCTCGGCGTGCTGGACCGGCTCAAGGCGGCGGGGAACACGGTGTTCGTGGTGGAGCACCACCTGGATGTGGTGCGGCATGCGGACTGGCTGGTGGACGTGGGTCCGCTGGCCGGGGAGCACGGCGGGCGGGTGCTGTACAGCGGGCCGCCGCAGGAGCTGGCCGGTGTGGCGGCGTCGGCGACGGCCCGCCACCTGTTCGCCGAGCCGGGGGCAGGGCCGGTGCGGGAGGTTCGGGAGGCGACCGGTTCGGTGCGGCTCACCGGTGTAGACCGGCACAACCTGCAGGGCGTGGACGCCGAGTTCCCGCTCGGGGTGTTCACCGCCGTGACGGGGGTGTCGGGGTCCGGCAAGTCCACGCTGGTGGGCCAGGTGCTCGCCCGGGAGGTCGGCGAGCGGCTCACGGATCCGGGGTACCCGGTGCGTCGGCTGGTGGAGGTGGACCAGAAGCCGATCGGCCGGACGCCGCGGTCCAACCTGGCCACGTACACGGGGCTGTTCGACGTGGTGCGCAAGCTGTTCACGGCGGCTCCGCAGGCACGGGCGCGCGGCTGGAAGGCGGGCCGGTTCTCCTTCAACGTGCCGGGCGGCCGGTGCGAGACCTGCACGGGCGAGGGATTCGTCTCGGTGGAGCTGCTGTTCCTGCCGAGTACGTACGCGCCGTGCCCGGAGTGCGCCGGGGCCCGCTACAACACCGAGACCCTGCAGGTGCGGTACGAGGGGCTCGACATCGCGGAGGTGCTGGCGCTGACGGTGGAGTCCGCGGCCTCGTTCTTCGCGCAGGTCCCGGCGGCTTCGCGCAGCCTGCGGGCGCTGGAGGACATCGGGCTGGGCTATCTGCGGCTGGGGCAGCCGGCCACGGAGCTGTCGGGCGGCGAGGCGCAGCGGATCAAGCTGGCCACGGAACTCCAGCGGCAGCGCCGCGACCACACCCTGTACGTACTGGACGAGCCGACGACGGGGCTGCATCCGGCCGATGTGCAGGTGCTGCTGCGGCAGTTGCACGGGCTGGTGGAGGCCGGGCACTCGGTGGTGGTCGTCGAACACGACATGGAGGTGGTGGCGGGCGCGGACTGGGTGATCGACCTGGGTCCGGGCGGCGGCGCCGACGGCGGCCGGATCGTCGCGTCGGGCCCGCCCGCTCGGGTGGCCCGCACGGCGGCGAGCCGCACCGCCCCTTACCTGGCCCGCGCGCTGGAGCGGGGATCCCGGTAG
- a CDS encoding nucleotidase, whose translation MSDSNHRPPLAVFDIDNTLADTDHRQHFLERRPRDWDGFFGAAPADPPLARGVALAVGQAADCEVVYLTGRPERCRADTEEWLDRHGLPEGRVWMRGNQDRRPARTTKLEVLRRIARGREVRMLVDDDELVCQAARAAGFKVVLADWAAKAPELESAQEGEGRT comes from the coding sequence ATGAGTGACAGCAACCACCGTCCGCCGCTGGCCGTCTTCGACATCGACAACACCCTGGCCGACACCGACCACCGCCAGCACTTCCTGGAGCGCCGCCCCCGGGACTGGGACGGCTTCTTCGGCGCGGCCCCGGCCGACCCGCCGCTCGCGCGCGGGGTGGCACTGGCGGTCGGGCAGGCGGCCGACTGCGAGGTCGTGTACCTGACCGGGCGCCCGGAGCGGTGCCGCGCGGACACGGAGGAGTGGCTGGACCGGCACGGGCTGCCGGAGGGGCGGGTGTGGATGCGCGGGAACCAGGACCGCAGGCCGGCCCGGACCACCAAGCTGGAGGTGCTGCGGCGGATCGCCCGGGGCCGCGAGGTGCGGATGCTCGTGGACGACGACGAGCTCGTCTGCCAGGCGGCGCGCGCCGCGGGCTTCAAGGTGGTCCTGGCGGACTGGGCCGCGAAGGCGCCGGAGCTCGAGTCCGCCCAGGAGGGCGAAGGCCGCACCTGA
- a CDS encoding LLM class flavin-dependent oxidoreductase, translated as MIRKLSILDRSRTREGHPAPQALRDTVELARAAERLGYHRFWVSEHHSVPGVAGSAPTVLAAAVAGATRRIRVGTGGVMLPNHQPLVVAEQFGVLESLFPGRIDMGLGRSVGFTGGIRRALGRDTGDADRFEEQLAELLGWLDGTQRAHPEVHARPAEGLRIPAYVLATGEGAGIAARAGLPLVVGDLRARGRITEIIGRYREEFRPSAGGSEPYVMVSGTVAVAPTPEEARRILVPEAWSLAYSRTRGSFPPLRPAQEIEAMAMTPKERELYEGGLAGHIHGTEEQVAAQLAEVAELTGADELLVTTSTYDRVALLDSFERLARVAGL; from the coding sequence GTGATCCGGAAACTCTCCATCCTCGACCGGTCCCGCACCCGCGAGGGGCACCCCGCCCCGCAGGCCCTGCGCGACACCGTGGAGCTCGCCCGTGCGGCGGAGCGGCTCGGCTACCACCGCTTCTGGGTGTCCGAGCACCACAGCGTCCCCGGAGTCGCGGGCTCCGCGCCCACCGTCCTGGCCGCGGCCGTCGCCGGGGCCACCCGACGGATCCGGGTCGGCACCGGCGGGGTGATGCTGCCCAACCACCAACCGCTGGTGGTCGCCGAGCAGTTCGGGGTCCTGGAGTCGCTGTTCCCGGGCCGGATCGACATGGGGCTCGGCCGCTCGGTCGGCTTCACCGGCGGGATCCGCCGGGCGCTGGGCCGGGACACCGGGGACGCCGACCGGTTCGAGGAGCAGCTGGCGGAGCTGCTGGGCTGGCTCGACGGCACCCAGCGGGCGCACCCCGAGGTGCACGCGCGCCCGGCGGAGGGGCTGCGGATCCCGGCGTACGTGCTGGCCACCGGCGAGGGCGCCGGGATCGCGGCCCGGGCCGGACTGCCGCTGGTGGTGGGTGACCTGCGGGCCCGGGGCCGGATCACGGAGATCATCGGGCGCTACCGCGAGGAGTTCCGCCCCTCGGCCGGCGGCTCCGAGCCGTACGTGATGGTCTCCGGGACGGTGGCCGTGGCGCCGACCCCGGAGGAGGCCCGGCGCATCCTGGTCCCGGAGGCGTGGTCCCTCGCGTACTCCCGCACCCGTGGCAGCTTCCCGCCGCTGCGCCCGGCGCAGGAGATCGAGGCCATGGCCATGACCCCGAAGGAACGGGAGCTGTACGAGGGCGGGCTCGCCGGGCACATCCACGGCACCGAGGAGCAGGTCGCGGCGCAGCTCGCCGAGGTGGCCGAGCTGACCGGCGCGGACGAGCTGCTGGTCACCACGTCCACGTACGACCGCGTGGCGCTGCTGGACTCGTTCGAGCGGCTGGCCCGGGTGGCGGGGCTGTGA
- a CDS encoding XRE family transcriptional regulator — protein sequence MDQGIQQETGAVTVMGEETPTGRRDTMGDRLGFLIETIHPAGRGPYTYQEIADGTKQLPGPSVSHGTVQTIRLNNNPNPGIDSIRAIANFFGVTVGYLADGENADAIEQRIEERISRLREEMGKAAAADEFAQVLEDEQVKAAAFRLNGLSAGSMRSVTGLIKQLRKAEGLPDVKPRRRRPKES from the coding sequence GTGGACCAGGGGATCCAGCAGGAGACGGGAGCAGTGACGGTGATGGGTGAGGAGACCCCCACCGGCCGGCGAGACACCATGGGCGACCGCCTCGGTTTCTTGATCGAGACGATCCACCCGGCGGGCCGCGGTCCGTACACGTACCAAGAGATCGCCGACGGCACGAAGCAGCTGCCCGGCCCCTCCGTCTCGCACGGCACGGTCCAGACCATCCGCTTGAACAACAATCCGAACCCCGGTATCGACTCGATCCGCGCGATCGCCAACTTCTTCGGCGTCACCGTCGGATACCTCGCCGACGGCGAGAACGCCGACGCGATCGAGCAGCGGATCGAGGAGAGGATCTCGCGGCTCCGCGAGGAGATGGGCAAGGCCGCCGCGGCCGACGAGTTCGCCCAGGTCCTGGAAGACGAGCAGGTCAAGGCCGCGGCCTTCCGCCTCAATGGGCTGTCCGCCGGGTCCATGAGGTCCGTCACCGGTCTGATCAAGCAGCTCCGGAAGGCCGAAGGGCTGCCGGACGTGAAGCCCCGCCGTCGGCGCCCCAAGGAATCGTGA
- a CDS encoding MAB_1171c family putative transporter yields the protein MKHLEIAVLIMLWAVTVWRAPSAVRTVKQRALWMAFAALALSMTLRLPGLMHALDDRAGVNNLSTLVKHWLGVIAAGAVVDFVVAIARPETGSGRRLRARHYVALTAMTAMAVLFVFFVPRPHEMTEFFEESAGNGWATAYYLVFVTYLGIAMATATWLFWGSARHASARWLRTGVRLMGIGTAVGVLYTLVRSGYLTSRLVGLTDSTGDIAVEDATDALKYVAIGFILVGSSIPAFGVAWRTVQDGRHHRQLQPLWQDLTAVTPDIVLKAGLLRSPRLRLYRRVIEIRDAALALDAYADGGVRERAQRAARRAGFDPATSPAAEALWMRAAREGKARGALPAGSTQEPGSVGIDDLDFATEVARLIQLARVYHSPVADAFLSTTSKEATA from the coding sequence GTGAAGCACCTCGAAATCGCCGTCTTGATCATGCTCTGGGCGGTGACGGTCTGGCGGGCCCCCTCAGCCGTCCGCACCGTCAAGCAACGCGCTCTGTGGATGGCGTTCGCCGCCCTGGCCCTCTCCATGACGCTCCGTCTCCCCGGGCTGATGCACGCCTTGGACGACCGGGCGGGAGTCAACAACCTGTCCACCCTCGTCAAACACTGGCTGGGCGTGATCGCGGCCGGCGCAGTCGTCGACTTCGTCGTCGCCATCGCCCGGCCGGAGACCGGCAGCGGCCGTCGGCTGCGAGCCCGCCACTACGTCGCCCTGACCGCGATGACGGCCATGGCGGTGCTCTTCGTCTTCTTCGTGCCGCGGCCCCACGAGATGACCGAATTCTTCGAGGAGAGCGCGGGCAACGGCTGGGCCACGGCCTACTACCTCGTCTTCGTCACCTACCTCGGCATCGCGATGGCCACCGCCACCTGGCTCTTCTGGGGGAGCGCGCGGCACGCCAGTGCCCGATGGCTGCGGACCGGCGTACGCCTCATGGGCATCGGAACCGCCGTCGGCGTCCTCTACACCCTGGTGCGGTCCGGGTACTTGACGAGCCGTCTCGTCGGCCTCACGGACAGCACCGGCGACATCGCGGTCGAGGACGCCACCGACGCCCTGAAGTACGTCGCGATCGGCTTCATCCTCGTCGGAAGCAGCATCCCCGCGTTCGGCGTGGCCTGGCGCACCGTCCAGGACGGCCGGCACCACCGGCAGCTCCAGCCGCTGTGGCAGGACCTGACCGCGGTCACTCCCGACATCGTCCTCAAGGCCGGGCTCCTGCGCAGCCCGCGCCTGCGGCTGTACCGGCGGGTGATCGAGATACGCGACGCCGCCCTGGCCCTGGACGCCTACGCCGACGGCGGCGTACGCGAGCGGGCGCAGCGCGCCGCGCGGCGGGCAGGGTTCGACCCGGCGACGAGTCCGGCGGCCGAAGCCCTCTGGATGCGGGCAGCACGCGAGGGCAAGGCCCGCGGCGCCCTGCCCGCAGGAAGCACCCAGGAGCCCGGCAGCGTCGGAATCGACGACCTCGACTTCGCCACCGAGGTTGCGCGGCTCATCCAGCTCGCCCGGGTCTACCACTCCCCCGTGGCCGACGCATTCCTCAGCACGACCAGCAAGGAGGCAACGGCGTGA
- a CDS encoding stealth conserved region 3 domain-containing protein, giving the protein MQGPSRIPFPVGLRRIARTLRRPGGVPKQPDAAQRERTGSGGQAPPPAGRTREDELLERTPGLVRHRGRLARVRDDLLPAGARDAGLNAVAEALEAAAVPYGLVPDGGLRHRVAIAPDDRAAALKACAAAFTGLPVYALLLGDGDGDGGEAGEVLAEALPEAVAARESGPADPPHPKIKGVRLFQPVVTSGRTLAYGPDTGCDLEFWEAADSGIGAIAGLRETPYGWWVPTLEATATLRVGDRDHPVVDAFAGRFPDDIDFPVDAVITWVDAADPAWRRRRDHAAAAEAGTRGHALVDHAENRYRDRGELRYCLRSIAAHAPWIRRVFIVTDEQTPPWLATDHPRLTVVDHRELFADPAGLPVFNSHAIESQLHRIPGLAEHFLYFNDDIFLGRPQCPQNYFLSSGLPKVFHDRRAVAPDAPSDDDDVFTASQKATRRAVEQAVGRTYPHILAHTPYPLSRSLFAHVEERLPGRLTTTSRSVFRSAEDLAPVTLASHLALADARAVEGELVHAYISTGRADEIDRLPGLAADRSADAFCLADDDAGPGLSPREQQRAVTAFLEAYFPVPSPYEKPRPTG; this is encoded by the coding sequence ATGCAGGGCCCTTCCCGTATCCCCTTTCCCGTCGGCCTGCGCCGGATCGCACGGACGCTGCGCCGGCCCGGCGGCGTACCGAAACAGCCGGACGCCGCCCAGCGGGAGCGCACCGGGAGCGGGGGCCAGGCGCCGCCCCCGGCCGGCCGGACCCGCGAGGACGAACTGCTGGAGCGAACGCCGGGCCTGGTCCGGCACCGCGGCCGGCTCGCCCGGGTCCGCGACGACCTGCTGCCCGCCGGCGCCCGGGACGCCGGCCTGAACGCGGTCGCCGAGGCACTCGAAGCGGCGGCCGTCCCGTACGGACTGGTCCCCGACGGCGGGCTGCGGCACCGGGTGGCCATCGCCCCGGACGACCGCGCCGCCGCCCTGAAGGCATGCGCCGCGGCCTTCACCGGGCTCCCGGTGTACGCCCTGCTCCTCGGCGACGGCGACGGCGACGGCGGGGAAGCGGGGGAGGTCCTCGCCGAGGCACTCCCCGAAGCGGTCGCGGCCCGCGAGTCCGGGCCCGCCGACCCGCCGCACCCGAAGATCAAGGGCGTCCGCCTCTTCCAGCCGGTCGTCACCTCCGGCCGGACCCTGGCCTACGGCCCCGACACCGGCTGCGACCTGGAGTTCTGGGAAGCCGCAGATTCCGGCATCGGCGCGATCGCCGGCCTGCGCGAGACCCCGTACGGCTGGTGGGTGCCGACGCTCGAAGCCACCGCCACCCTCCGCGTCGGCGACCGCGACCACCCCGTCGTCGACGCCTTCGCAGGCCGCTTCCCCGACGACATCGACTTCCCCGTCGACGCCGTGATCACCTGGGTCGACGCCGCCGACCCCGCCTGGCGCCGCCGCCGGGACCATGCCGCCGCGGCCGAGGCCGGCACCCGTGGCCACGCCCTCGTCGACCACGCCGAGAACCGCTACCGCGACCGTGGCGAACTCCGCTACTGCCTGCGCTCCATCGCCGCCCACGCGCCCTGGATCCGCCGCGTCTTCATCGTCACCGACGAACAGACCCCGCCCTGGCTCGCCACCGACCACCCCCGGCTGACCGTCGTCGACCACCGCGAGCTGTTCGCCGACCCCGCCGGCCTCCCGGTGTTCAACTCCCACGCCATCGAGAGCCAGCTCCACCGCATCCCCGGCCTCGCCGAGCACTTCCTCTACTTCAACGACGACATCTTCCTCGGCCGCCCCCAGTGCCCGCAGAACTACTTCCTCTCCTCCGGACTGCCCAAGGTCTTCCACGACCGGCGGGCCGTGGCCCCCGACGCCCCGAGCGATGACGACGACGTCTTCACCGCCTCCCAGAAGGCCACCCGCCGCGCGGTGGAACAGGCCGTGGGCCGCACCTACCCGCACATCCTGGCCCACACCCCGTACCCGCTCAGCCGCTCCCTCTTCGCCCACGTCGAGGAACGGCTGCCCGGCCGGCTCACCACCACCAGCCGCTCCGTCTTCCGCAGCGCTGAGGACCTCGCGCCCGTCACCCTCGCCTCCCACCTCGCCCTCGCCGACGCCCGCGCGGTCGAGGGCGAACTGGTCCACGCGTACATCAGCACGGGCCGGGCCGACGAGATCGACCGGCTGCCCGGCCTCGCCGCCGACCGCTCGGCCGACGCGTTCTGCCTCGCCGACGACGACGCCGGACCCGGCCTGTCGCCCCGGGAGCAGCAGCGCGCGGTCACCGCGTTCCTGGAGGCGTACTTCCCGGTGCCCTCCCCGTACGAGAAGCCCCGGCCGACCGGCTGA
- a CDS encoding RNA polymerase sigma-70 factor encodes MSDHAPDPATETFVAHRNLLFTVAYEMLGSATDAEDVLQETWLRWVEVDLEQVRDQRAYLVRITTRQALNRLRTMSRRKEAYVGPWLPEPLLTAPDVAEDAELAESVSMAMMLVLETLSPTERAVFVLREAFDVSYEEIAAAVDKSPAAVRQIAHRARRHVDARRPREVVSPSQTRAVLESFRRALDTGDLQGLLDVLAPEAVLVSDGGGIKQAAPRPIISGDKVARFILGGAAKNGAALTSDPTVVNGNPALVLRLNGEIDGILAIRVEDARITGLYYVRNPEKLSRVESETPLTLR; translated from the coding sequence ATGAGCGACCACGCCCCCGACCCGGCGACCGAGACGTTCGTCGCCCACCGCAACCTGCTCTTCACCGTCGCCTACGAGATGCTCGGATCGGCGACCGACGCGGAAGACGTCCTCCAGGAGACCTGGCTGCGGTGGGTCGAGGTCGACTTGGAGCAGGTACGCGACCAGCGCGCGTACCTGGTCCGGATCACGACCCGGCAGGCGCTCAACCGGCTGCGTACGATGAGCCGCCGCAAGGAGGCGTACGTCGGCCCCTGGCTGCCCGAGCCGCTGCTCACCGCGCCGGACGTGGCCGAGGACGCCGAGCTCGCCGAGAGCGTGTCGATGGCGATGATGCTCGTCCTCGAGACGCTGTCGCCGACGGAGCGCGCCGTCTTCGTACTGCGCGAGGCCTTCGACGTCAGCTACGAGGAGATCGCGGCGGCCGTCGACAAGAGCCCGGCGGCCGTCCGCCAGATCGCGCACCGCGCCCGCCGGCACGTCGATGCACGCCGCCCTCGCGAGGTGGTCTCCCCGAGCCAGACCCGGGCGGTCCTGGAGTCGTTCCGGCGTGCGCTCGACACCGGGGACCTGCAGGGCCTCCTCGACGTACTCGCCCCTGAGGCCGTCCTGGTGAGCGACGGCGGCGGCATCAAGCAGGCCGCGCCGCGGCCGATCATCAGCGGTGACAAGGTGGCCCGCTTCATCCTCGGCGGCGCCGCCAAGAACGGAGCCGCGCTCACCAGCGACCCCACCGTGGTCAACGGCAACCCGGCACTCGTCCTGCGCCTGAACGGCGAGATCGACGGCATCCTGGCGATCCGTGTCGAGGACGCCCGCATCACCGGCCTCTACTACGTCCGCAACCCGGAGAAGCTGTCCCGCGTCGAGTCCGAGACCCCGCTCACCCTGCGGTGA